Proteins encoded together in one Ferroglobus placidus DSM 10642 window:
- a CDS encoding hydroxymethylglutaryl-CoA synthase, with protein MVGIVSYGTYIPVYRIKAEEIARIWGENAESIKSGLGVYEKAVADIDEDTATISVEASREALRRCGIPSEEIGAVFVGSESHPYAVKPTATIVAEAVGANRFCYAADLEFACKAGTAGMQICVAMVKAGMIKYGLAIGADTSQSSPGDALEYSAASGGAAFIIGKDETIAEVKDTLSFTTDTPDFWRREGMPYPSHGGRFTGEPAYFRHVYTAAKEIMKRNNLSPEDFSYAVFHMPNGKFPTRVARMLGFSSEQIEQGLVVRRIGNTYSGSSLIGFSAVLDVAKPGERILLTSFGSGAGSDAFIFEVTENIESFPREPKVWEKIERAKYIDYGLYAKLRKKIRMV; from the coding sequence TTGGTTGGAATCGTATCTTACGGAACTTACATTCCCGTTTACAGAATAAAAGCTGAGGAGATAGCGAGGATATGGGGGGAGAATGCAGAAAGTATAAAAAGCGGTTTGGGAGTTTACGAAAAAGCCGTTGCCGATATTGACGAAGACACCGCAACAATTTCAGTTGAGGCATCGAGAGAGGCTTTAAGAAGATGCGGAATCCCCTCAGAGGAGATCGGAGCTGTTTTCGTCGGATCCGAAAGTCATCCCTACGCCGTTAAGCCTACAGCCACGATAGTAGCAGAAGCTGTAGGAGCTAACAGATTCTGTTATGCTGCTGATTTAGAGTTTGCTTGCAAGGCTGGAACTGCCGGAATGCAAATTTGCGTGGCTATGGTTAAGGCTGGAATGATAAAGTACGGACTCGCGATAGGAGCTGACACGAGCCAGAGTTCTCCGGGGGATGCGCTCGAGTATTCAGCAGCCTCTGGAGGTGCTGCCTTCATAATAGGAAAAGATGAGACGATAGCAGAAGTTAAGGACACACTAAGCTTCACAACCGACACTCCGGATTTCTGGAGGAGAGAGGGAATGCCCTACCCGAGCCACGGAGGAAGGTTTACCGGCGAACCAGCCTACTTCAGGCACGTTTACACCGCTGCGAAAGAGATCATGAAAAGAAACAACCTCTCCCCAGAAGATTTTAGCTACGCAGTATTCCACATGCCAAACGGGAAGTTTCCGACGAGAGTTGCGAGAATGCTCGGATTCAGCTCGGAGCAAATAGAGCAAGGACTCGTTGTCAGGAGAATCGGAAATACCTATTCAGGCTCTTCACTGATCGGCTTTTCAGCCGTGCTTGACGTTGCGAAGCCGGGAGAGAGAATACTCCTCACTTCCTTTGGAAGCGGAGCCGGTAGCGACGCTTTCATTTTTGAAGTCACCGAAAACATCGAAAGCTTTCCGAGAGAGCCAAAAGTTTGGGAGAAGATTGAGAGGGCGAAATACATAGACTACGGACTTTACGCAAAGCTGAGAAAGAAGATTAGGATGGTGTGA
- a CDS encoding type II toxin-antitoxin system RelE family toxin has translation MSYENRILISKSALKELKSLPESVRRIIKDRISKLAYFPLARLDVKKLRGYQNVYRMRVGDYRVIFEYSKENRTIRILKIGKRESVYD, from the coding sequence ATGAGTTATGAAAATCGAATTCTAATATCGAAATCGGCACTTAAAGAGTTGAAAAGCCTTCCTGAAAGTGTGAGAAGGATCATAAAGGACAGAATTTCGAAGCTCGCTTATTTTCCTCTTGCTCGACTCGATGTTAAGAAGCTGAGAGGTTATCAAAATGTCTACAGGATGCGAGTCGGTGACTATAGAGTCATATTTGAGTATTCAAAGGAGAACAGAACAATTCGAATTCTCAAAATAGGTAAAAGAGAGTCCGTTTACGATTGA
- a CDS encoding LAGLIDADG family homing endonuclease — translation MIKMFSSPGVWREFFETYYRDEINKLAGKKLSGVKGSLYVDVTRDLLIFREGKLAEELFENPEVVISHAEQGLASAENIYDVSLEGCKVRFVNLPASRRILIRDLRAEHISKFVSIEGIVRKVTEVRPRIVKALFICTNCGKELLVDQEENVVKPPSECRACHSRGRFLLVPEKSVSVDSQRVKIQEYPENLRGGEQPQIIDVLLEEDIAGSITPGDRVIINGIVKAVPRGAGKKLVHMDLQIYGNSVEVLQQEYEEFEITEEDKKRILELSEDPNIYDKIVRSIAPSIYGYDDIKLAIALQLFGGVPKRLPDGTEIRGDIHILLVGDPGVAKCVDYDTEVLLSDGSLVKIGDLVNNEIKNGKVKKIDDGVYVETNLDIISLDSRFLKSRTSKANIVWKREAPETMYKIKTKTGRTVKVTPTHPFFTIKNGKFVTVKAKDLKKGDLIATPRIIPVFGSPQPLPDSFERSKSNNAVRLKLPERTSPEFWRFIALFMAEGYAQRSESGATIFFTNNDEKLVSEFFTYAKKLGLNPSLRKPHKDKRAKEVVVSSVELYNFLELIGVVGKSKDKKIPDLLFRCSKEEIKAFLSAFFDAEASVDKKRPKITVVSASQELLRQIQHLLLRFGIISQLHETKSRATNSQKPKKRTYFRLTITGENALKFVKEIGFTVNSKLREWKIKKNPNLDVVPKVSGILKETRKLLDLTQSECGVKRSTYQHLERGDRRPSRDTLKKVVKAFRKRLNGNKAAELNIRFLELLAESDIFWDEVTEISTYKPEHPFVYDLQVPEHHNFVANDIFVHNSQLLRYVHRIAPRSVYTTGKGTTTAGLTATAVRDEIDGRWTLEAGALVLADKGIALVDEIDKMRNEDRSALHEAMEQQTISVAKAGINATLKARCALLGAANPKYGRFDKYTPIAEQIDLSPTLLSRFDLIFVMTDDPDEERDAALAKHILDTHELGEKLAKFKNVVASGLSKEALEVESEKVKPVIEPELLRKYIAYAKRTVFPVLTEEAKQKIIEFYLSMRGRIKENSPVPITARQLEALIRLAEASARIRLSDKITAEDVERVIRITKRSLEQIAIDPETGEIDIDYAFSGTSKSQRDRILTIKKIVEDLEKEFEKGVPEKEILEEAEKRGIDKAKARELLYKMRERGELYCPRPDHYRVVHSY, via the coding sequence ATGATAAAAATGTTCAGCAGTCCGGGAGTTTGGAGGGAGTTCTTCGAAACGTACTACAGGGATGAGATTAACAAACTCGCTGGAAAGAAGCTTAGCGGAGTTAAGGGTAGCCTTTACGTTGACGTAACGAGAGATCTTTTAATTTTCAGAGAAGGGAAGCTTGCAGAAGAGCTTTTCGAGAATCCGGAAGTCGTAATCTCTCACGCTGAGCAAGGGCTTGCTTCAGCAGAGAACATCTACGACGTCAGCTTGGAAGGATGTAAAGTCAGATTCGTCAACCTTCCTGCATCTCGTAGAATTCTCATAAGAGATTTAAGAGCTGAACACATATCTAAGTTTGTTTCGATAGAAGGGATAGTTCGAAAAGTTACCGAAGTTAGACCGAGGATAGTTAAAGCTCTGTTCATCTGCACGAACTGCGGTAAGGAGTTGTTGGTCGATCAGGAGGAGAACGTTGTAAAACCACCCTCGGAGTGCAGAGCTTGCCATTCGAGGGGGAGATTCTTACTCGTTCCCGAGAAAAGCGTTTCAGTTGACAGTCAAAGAGTTAAAATTCAGGAGTATCCGGAAAATCTCAGGGGAGGAGAGCAACCGCAAATAATTGACGTTCTGCTCGAAGAGGATATTGCCGGCTCTATAACTCCGGGAGACAGGGTTATAATAAACGGAATAGTCAAAGCCGTTCCGAGAGGGGCTGGAAAGAAGCTCGTTCACATGGACCTTCAGATTTACGGGAATTCCGTTGAGGTTCTTCAGCAGGAATACGAGGAGTTTGAGATAACTGAGGAGGATAAGAAGAGAATACTCGAGCTGAGCGAGGATCCGAACATATACGACAAAATCGTCAGAAGCATAGCTCCCTCAATTTACGGCTACGACGACATAAAGCTCGCAATAGCTCTTCAGCTTTTCGGTGGCGTGCCGAAGAGACTTCCAGACGGGACGGAGATAAGGGGAGACATCCACATCCTCCTCGTAGGAGACCCGGGAGTTGCTAAGTGTGTTGATTATGACACGGAAGTTCTTCTCTCAGATGGGAGTTTAGTGAAAATCGGTGATCTTGTAAATAACGAGATTAAAAACGGAAAAGTTAAGAAGATAGATGACGGAGTTTATGTCGAGACAAATCTCGATATTATATCTCTTGATTCCCGTTTTCTGAAATCGAGAACGAGTAAGGCGAACATCGTTTGGAAGAGGGAAGCTCCTGAGACAATGTATAAAATAAAGACTAAAACCGGAAGAACAGTCAAAGTCACACCCACCCATCCTTTCTTTACAATAAAAAACGGAAAATTCGTTACTGTTAAAGCTAAAGACCTGAAAAAGGGAGATTTAATAGCAACTCCTAGAATAATTCCTGTATTCGGATCTCCGCAACCTCTGCCGGATTCATTTGAGAGGTCTAAATCAAATAACGCCGTAAGGTTAAAACTTCCTGAAAGGACGTCTCCTGAGTTCTGGAGGTTCATAGCGCTATTTATGGCTGAAGGATATGCTCAGAGATCGGAGAGTGGTGCGACGATCTTTTTCACGAACAACGACGAAAAGCTAGTTAGCGAGTTTTTTACATACGCCAAAAAACTCGGCTTAAATCCTAGTTTGAGAAAACCGCATAAAGATAAGAGAGCGAAAGAGGTCGTAGTCTCGAGCGTGGAACTTTACAACTTCTTAGAACTTATTGGAGTTGTTGGCAAGTCTAAAGATAAGAAAATTCCGGATTTACTCTTTAGATGTAGTAAAGAAGAGATTAAAGCATTTTTATCTGCCTTCTTCGACGCAGAAGCAAGTGTAGACAAAAAAAGACCAAAAATCACAGTGGTATCTGCATCGCAAGAACTTCTTCGACAGATACAGCATCTTCTATTGAGGTTTGGAATAATCTCTCAGCTACACGAAACTAAAAGCAGAGCGACCAACTCGCAGAAACCGAAGAAGAGAACTTACTTTAGGCTTACAATCACTGGCGAAAATGCTCTGAAATTTGTTAAAGAGATTGGGTTCACAGTAAATTCAAAGCTCCGCGAATGGAAGATTAAAAAGAATCCAAATTTGGATGTTGTACCTAAGGTTTCTGGGATTCTCAAAGAAACAAGGAAGTTGCTCGATCTTACACAGTCGGAATGTGGTGTGAAACGTTCAACTTATCAGCATTTGGAAAGGGGAGATAGAAGACCTTCAAGGGATACCCTTAAAAAAGTCGTCAAGGCGTTCAGAAAAAGACTAAATGGGAACAAAGCCGCGGAACTCAACATCAGATTTTTAGAATTGCTTGCAGAGTCGGATATATTCTGGGATGAGGTAACCGAGATTTCAACTTACAAACCTGAACACCCGTTCGTTTATGATCTGCAAGTCCCAGAGCATCACAACTTCGTGGCAAACGACATATTCGTCCATAACAGCCAATTGCTTAGGTATGTCCACAGAATAGCTCCGAGAAGCGTTTATACGACAGGAAAAGGTACTACAACAGCGGGATTGACAGCTACAGCAGTAAGAGATGAGATTGACGGAAGGTGGACTCTCGAAGCTGGAGCTTTGGTTTTGGCTGATAAAGGCATAGCTCTCGTTGACGAAATTGACAAGATGAGGAACGAAGACAGGTCTGCTTTACACGAAGCTATGGAGCAGCAAACGATAAGCGTTGCTAAAGCCGGGATAAACGCAACGCTGAAGGCGAGATGTGCTTTGCTTGGAGCTGCCAATCCAAAATACGGGAGGTTTGACAAGTACACTCCGATAGCTGAACAAATCGACTTGTCTCCGACTCTGCTTTCGAGGTTCGACCTGATCTTCGTGATGACGGACGATCCGGACGAGGAGAGGGATGCAGCATTGGCTAAGCACATTCTCGACACTCACGAGCTCGGTGAGAAGCTTGCGAAGTTCAAAAACGTCGTCGCATCTGGGTTGAGCAAGGAAGCTTTGGAAGTTGAATCCGAAAAAGTCAAGCCAGTAATAGAGCCGGAGCTTTTGAGAAAGTACATAGCCTACGCGAAGAGGACAGTTTTCCCGGTTCTAACGGAGGAGGCTAAGCAGAAGATAATCGAATTCTATCTCAGCATGAGGGGAAGAATAAAAGAGAACTCTCCGGTTCCCATAACGGCGAGGCAGCTTGAAGCTTTAATAAGGCTTGCCGAAGCGTCTGCAAGAATAAGGCTTAGCGACAAAATAACTGCTGAGGACGTGGAGAGGGTTATCAGGATAACGAAGAGGAGTCTGGAGCAGATAGCCATAGATCCGGAAACCGGGGAAATAGATATCGATTACGCCTTCAGCGGCACGTCAAAAAGCCAGAGGGACAGAATTCTCACGATAAAGAAGATAGTCGAAGACCTCGAGAAGGAGTTCGAAAAGGGTGTGCCAGAGAAGGAAATTCTTGAAGAGGCTGAGAAAAGAGGAATAGATAAAGCAAAAGCAAGAGAGCTTCTGTACAAGATGAGGGAGAGGGGAGAACTCTACTGTCCGAGACCGGATCACTATAGAGTTGTACACAGCTACTAA
- a CDS encoding biotin/lipoyl-containing protein produces MGVYKVKVDGRELVANVERISANKFKVEVAGKVVEVELESKKFELPEVKHVLIHESIHETKREIGKIQSSGSEVTATIPGTVVKLLVSEGEKVKVGDPLLILEAMKMENEIVSPKDGVVKEIRVKEGERVETGQVLVVID; encoded by the coding sequence ATGGGTGTATACAAGGTAAAAGTGGACGGGAGAGAGCTTGTTGCAAACGTTGAAAGGATTTCGGCTAACAAGTTTAAAGTTGAAGTAGCCGGAAAGGTTGTCGAGGTGGAGCTTGAAAGCAAGAAGTTCGAGCTTCCCGAAGTTAAGCATGTGCTTATCCATGAATCAATTCACGAAACCAAAAGGGAGATAGGGAAGATTCAGAGCAGCGGTAGTGAAGTGACAGCCACCATTCCGGGGACTGTGGTTAAGCTGCTCGTTTCTGAGGGAGAGAAGGTGAAAGTTGGAGACCCCCTCCTAATACTCGAAGCTATGAAAATGGAGAACGAAATTGTATCGCCAAAGGACGGAGTCGTGAAGGAGATAAGGGTTAAGGAAGGCGAGAGGGTAGAGACGGGACAGGTTCTGGTGGTGATAGACTGA
- a CDS encoding class I SAM-dependent methyltransferase has product MLKSFESDAKRYERGANLFSFLLYRRAINDLKRLGVGGKYLDAGCGVGILAVKISKLLGVEVLGVDISKDMIELARRRAEKEGAMVKSGGYLYVLDVRSGRFIKHGLPFEKFEKMLRHLDGAESVEIKKKFPFLSIGLAKKKS; this is encoded by the coding sequence ATGCTCAAAAGCTTCGAGAGTGATGCGAAGCGATACGAAAGAGGTGCTAATTTATTTTCCTTCCTCCTTTACAGACGGGCGATTAACGATTTAAAGAGACTGGGCGTAGGAGGAAAATATCTCGACGCTGGCTGCGGTGTGGGAATACTCGCCGTGAAGATCTCCAAGCTTCTTGGTGTTGAAGTTCTTGGCGTGGACATTTCGAAAGACATGATAGAGTTGGCGAGAAGAAGGGCGGAAAAGGAAGGAGCAATGGTAAAATCTGGAGGGTATCTTTACGTTCTTGATGTAAGGTCCGGGAGATTTATAAAACACGGTCTTCCCTTCGAAAAATTTGAGAAAATGCTTCGACATTTAGACGGAGCGGAAAGCGTTGAGATTAAAAAGAAGTTTCCATTTCTCTCGATTGGTCTGGCGAAGAAGAAGTCTTAA
- a CDS encoding Zn-ribbon domain-containing OB-fold protein: protein MLPRFWRKIKYRYRLVGSYCENCGEYYHPPRNLCPKCRRRGSIKEVPLGSEGTILSYTVVHDAPEDFKLQKPYVVGLVKLDSGAVVTAQICCKPEEVEIGRRVRAVFRKYSEEGEDGIIYYGTKFELI, encoded by the coding sequence GTGCTTCCAAGATTCTGGAGGAAGATAAAGTACAGATATCGGCTCGTGGGAAGCTACTGCGAGAACTGCGGAGAGTACTACCACCCTCCGAGAAACCTCTGCCCGAAGTGCAGAAGAAGGGGCTCGATAAAAGAAGTGCCCCTCGGAAGCGAAGGAACGATTTTAAGCTACACAGTCGTCCACGACGCTCCGGAAGACTTCAAGCTTCAAAAACCCTACGTCGTCGGCTTGGTTAAGCTCGATTCCGGAGCTGTGGTAACCGCTCAGATTTGCTGCAAGCCGGAGGAAGTGGAGATAGGAAGAAGGGTTAGAGCTGTTTTCAGGAAGTACTCCGAAGAGGGGGAAGACGGGATAATATACTACGGAACGAAATTCGAATTAATCTAA
- a CDS encoding DUF5611 family protein encodes MREYKFKRGYKATAERLEEMLKKHFGEFRKDGEKYIVSFGAMEEMVAWIENKKLYVETRTNKNVPDDVALETIKRYNKFLEELTGYTAKERRKQMMKEVEEG; translated from the coding sequence ATGAGGGAGTACAAGTTCAAAAGAGGTTACAAAGCCACGGCGGAAAGGCTCGAAGAGATGCTGAAAAAGCACTTTGGAGAATTCAGGAAGGATGGAGAGAAGTACATCGTGAGCTTCGGAGCTATGGAAGAAATGGTGGCATGGATTGAGAACAAAAAGCTATACGTTGAAACGAGAACGAACAAAAACGTTCCCGACGACGTAGCTCTCGAAACCATAAAAAGGTACAACAAGTTCTTGGAGGAGCTGACGGGATACACAGCCAAGGAGAGAAGGAAACAAATGATGAAAGAGGTAGAGGAAGGTTAA
- a CDS encoding HVO_A0114 family putative DNA-binding protein, which translates to MVKLRIEIGRRDSREELLEVARRIDEGEDVEFERIVFESYEALRKILTPERLKILHVIKEKNPKSVYELAKLLGRNRRNVIKDLEILEMLGLVKFVEEKKGKRRRKVPVVPYDEIEVSIPVVG; encoded by the coding sequence ATGGTAAAGTTGAGGATTGAGATCGGGAGGAGAGATAGTAGGGAGGAACTTTTGGAGGTAGCGAGGAGAATCGATGAAGGAGAGGATGTGGAGTTCGAGAGAATCGTTTTCGAGAGTTACGAAGCGCTCAGAAAAATTCTGACTCCGGAAAGGTTGAAGATTCTGCACGTGATAAAAGAGAAGAATCCGAAAAGCGTTTACGAACTGGCTAAGTTGTTGGGGAGGAACAGGAGGAACGTGATCAAGGATCTGGAAATTCTCGAAATGCTCGGACTCGTCAAATTCGTGGAAGAGAAAAAAGGTAAGAGGAGAAGAAAGGTTCCTGTCGTTCCCTACGATGAGATCGAAGTGAGCATTCCCGTCGTTGGCTGA
- a CDS encoding thiolase domain-containing protein: protein MRRVAVVGIGQSKFGELWEKSFRDIVIEAGIEALEDANISGEEIEAIYVGNMSGGRYLAQEHIGALIADYSGLAELGIPSVRVEAADASGGVAFREAYLAVASGLYDIVIAAGAEKVTDVGAELAVDIMSSSADREWEYFVGATLPALYALIARVHMKEFGTKEEDMALVSVKNHKNAVKNPKAQFRREITVEDVLRSPYIAEPIKVLDSAPISDGAAVVILASEEIAKKLTDTPVYVSAVTQASDYLSLQSRKDLTSFRAAKMAAKKAYKLAKIEAKDVDVAEVHDSFTIAEIIAYEDLGFCEKGEGAKMIREGETEVGGRIPVNVSGGLKACGHATGATGVRQIVDLVRILRDGIADAETGLALNLGGTGATAVVSILRR, encoded by the coding sequence ATGAGGAGGGTGGCTGTTGTTGGTATAGGGCAGAGCAAGTTCGGAGAGCTGTGGGAGAAGAGTTTCAGGGACATAGTGATCGAAGCGGGAATTGAGGCTTTGGAAGACGCTAACATTTCCGGAGAGGAAATAGAGGCGATATACGTAGGAAACATGAGCGGAGGGAGGTACTTGGCTCAGGAGCACATAGGGGCGCTAATTGCCGATTACTCCGGACTTGCTGAGCTCGGGATACCTTCCGTAAGAGTGGAAGCTGCCGACGCGAGCGGGGGAGTTGCGTTCAGAGAGGCTTACCTTGCAGTAGCTTCCGGACTTTACGACATCGTCATCGCGGCGGGAGCTGAGAAGGTAACAGATGTTGGTGCTGAGCTTGCGGTAGATATAATGTCCTCTTCAGCGGACAGGGAGTGGGAGTACTTCGTTGGAGCTACGCTTCCGGCTTTGTACGCACTCATAGCGAGGGTTCACATGAAGGAGTTCGGGACAAAGGAGGAGGATATGGCTCTCGTAAGCGTTAAAAATCATAAAAACGCCGTGAAAAATCCTAAAGCCCAGTTTAGGAGAGAGATAACTGTCGAAGACGTTTTGAGGTCTCCATACATAGCGGAGCCTATAAAAGTTCTCGACTCAGCTCCGATAAGTGATGGGGCTGCAGTAGTAATACTGGCGAGCGAGGAAATTGCTAAGAAGCTTACGGACACTCCCGTTTACGTTTCAGCCGTTACTCAGGCGAGCGATTACCTGTCTTTGCAAAGCAGAAAAGACCTGACGAGTTTTAGAGCAGCTAAAATGGCAGCTAAGAAAGCCTACAAGCTCGCAAAAATCGAAGCGAAAGACGTGGATGTTGCTGAAGTGCACGACAGCTTTACGATAGCGGAAATAATAGCCTACGAAGATTTGGGATTCTGCGAAAAAGGAGAAGGGGCTAAGATGATAAGAGAGGGTGAGACGGAGGTAGGAGGTAGAATCCCGGTGAACGTTTCCGGAGGACTGAAAGCTTGCGGTCACGCAACAGGAGCTACCGGAGTTAGGCAAATAGTCGATCTCGTTAGAATTTTGAGAGACGGCATTGCTGATGCTGAAACCGGCTTGGCATTGAATTTGGGTGGAACCGGAGCTACAGCGGTAGTTTCAATTTTGAGGAGGTGA
- a CDS encoding DUF473 domain-containing protein: MMRCWILTGISRRVIDDIISGYTRTIELRSAHNVSIAMKAEVGDCVLLTPARFYELDRGIVGLIAEVVGKEVHSHSIVFAKEGFVEESEMTAVRLKLKPRGIGRVVAVKKKELLGEVEGEVVQIEYFSAR; this comes from the coding sequence ATGATGAGGTGCTGGATTCTAACCGGGATTTCGAGGAGAGTTATCGACGATATCATTTCCGGATACACGAGAACGATAGAGCTTAGGAGCGCCCACAACGTTTCGATAGCAATGAAAGCTGAGGTGGGAGATTGCGTACTCTTAACTCCTGCGAGATTTTACGAGCTCGACAGGGGAATAGTTGGATTGATAGCCGAGGTTGTTGGGAAGGAAGTGCACTCCCACTCGATAGTCTTTGCCAAAGAAGGTTTTGTCGAAGAAAGCGAAATGACTGCTGTGAGACTAAAACTTAAGCCGAGGGGAATAGGGAGGGTTGTTGCGGTGAAAAAGAAGGAGTTACTCGGAGAAGTTGAGGGGGAAGTCGTGCAGATAGAGTACTTCTCAGCAAGGTGA
- a CDS encoding integrase → MNCFCVHAGGVCKKLKRISGFTVATYEKRFAPARWNPREDNPTSALGIRAWFQNFAIEHVAKTEALRFIVGHSPATVGEAHYYNLKRIAKEEYVKLIGKFPISP, encoded by the coding sequence ATGAATTGTTTTTGCGTTCATGCCGGCGGAGTTTGCAAGAAACTGAAGAGGATTTCCGGCTTCACCGTTGCAACTTACGAGAAGAGATTCGCACCGGCAAGATGGAACCCTCGCGAAGATAATCCAACTTCAGCTTTGGGAATTAGAGCGTGGTTCCAGAACTTCGCCATCGAACACGTGGCTAAGACCGAAGCTCTTCGCTTCATCGTCGGACATTCTCCGGCAACCGTCGGAGAAGCTCACTACTACAACCTCAAGAGGATAGCAAAGGAGGAATATGTGAAGCTGATAGGTAAGTTCCCGATCTCTCCTTGA
- a CDS encoding proteasome assembly chaperone family protein, which produces MEVESEIIVEKLEVEKPLLITSFPGIGLVGTIASGHMILELKLEQVGVLESRYLPPVATLYEGIVMPPIRVYEHKEYNFVLIHSDIPVIPQLSYDISAAILDWAQEINASRILTLAGIATFEESKRVFGAATKKELLDEIKDYVEIFRMGTISGVAGSILVECVARNVDGIALLGETVGFNPDPRAAAEVIRVMNKLFNWNISVERLEKEAEMIEAQMQKLAEQTKAHELKKEELPMYG; this is translated from the coding sequence ATGGAAGTTGAAAGCGAAATAATAGTGGAGAAGCTGGAAGTAGAGAAACCCCTCCTAATAACGAGCTTCCCTGGAATAGGTCTCGTGGGAACGATAGCGAGCGGTCACATGATTCTTGAGTTGAAATTGGAGCAAGTTGGCGTTCTTGAGTCGAGGTACCTCCCTCCAGTAGCAACGCTGTATGAAGGCATAGTCATGCCTCCGATTAGAGTTTACGAGCATAAGGAGTACAATTTCGTCTTAATTCACTCCGACATTCCGGTCATTCCCCAGCTTTCCTACGACATAAGCGCAGCAATTCTCGACTGGGCGCAGGAGATAAACGCAAGCAGAATTTTGACTTTGGCTGGAATAGCGACATTTGAAGAGAGTAAAAGGGTCTTTGGAGCAGCAACGAAGAAGGAGCTGCTCGACGAAATAAAGGATTACGTTGAAATTTTCAGAATGGGGACTATAAGCGGAGTTGCCGGCAGCATTCTCGTTGAATGCGTCGCGAGAAACGTGGACGGAATAGCTTTGCTTGGAGAGACAGTGGGATTCAACCCAGACCCAAGAGCTGCTGCTGAGGTAATCAGAGTTATGAACAAGCTGTTCAACTGGAATATAAGCGTGGAGAGGCTTGAAAAGGAGGCTGAGATGATAGAAGCTCAGATGCAGAAGCTTGCTGAACAGACGAAAGCTCATGAGTTGAAGAAGGAAGAACTTCCGATGTACGGGTGA